In Thalassoglobus sp. JC818, a single window of DNA contains:
- the groES gene encoding co-chaperone GroES: MTLNPLDDRVVVKPLDAEEMTAGGIVLPDSAKEKPQRGKVVAVGPGRLLDSGERSAVGVVVGDEVLFGKYGGTEIEVDGEEIKILREGDILAKIVG; encoded by the coding sequence ATGACGCTCAACCCACTTGATGATCGCGTCGTGGTCAAACCATTGGACGCTGAAGAGATGACAGCTGGGGGAATTGTTCTTCCAGATTCTGCAAAAGAAAAACCACAACGTGGTAAAGTCGTGGCTGTTGGTCCAGGACGACTCCTTGACAGTGGCGAACGTTCTGCAGTCGGTGTCGTCGTTGGCGACGAAGTTCTCTTCGGAAAATACGGCGGAACCGAAATCGAAGTTGATGGCGAAGAGATCAAGATTCTTCGTGAAGGGGATATTCTGGCCAAGATCGTTGGTTAG
- the groL gene encoding chaperonin GroEL (60 kDa chaperone family; promotes refolding of misfolded polypeptides especially under stressful conditions; forms two stacked rings of heptamers to form a barrel-shaped 14mer; ends can be capped by GroES; misfolded proteins enter the barrel where they are refolded when GroES binds): MAKLLSFDEDARKQLLAGVSKLARAVASTLGPRGRNAVLDKGWGSPKVTKDGVTVAEDIELEDKFENCGVQLVKEAASKTGDVAGDGTTTATVIAEAVYREGLKFIASGAAPVAMQRGIQKAVDAVVEHLQKIAKPVDATDKKAIETVATIAGNNDKEIGKILADALLKVGKDGVITVEEGRGMETSVELVEGMQFERGFLSPHFVTDEDDQEVALDNCYILIHEEKISNARDLVPVLEQVSKAGKPLLIIAEDIEGEALATLVVNKLRGIVSVCAVKAPGYGDRRKAMMQDLAILTGGKAFFKDLGEKLDTVKLAELGTAKKIRVSSDNTTVIQGGGAKKDVEGRAAQIRAEIETTDSDYDREKLQERLAKLAGGVAQVNVGAATETEMKERKDLIDDALAATRAAIEEGIVPGGGVALLRAADALKKVKAKGDEALGVQIIQNVLSMPLRKIAENAGLDGAVVANTISKNSDSNFGYDALNEKYGDMFDFGVVDPTKVVRSALQNGSSVAALLMTTDSIVVDEPVEESDDHSHDDHHDMGGMGGMGGMGGGMPGMGGMPGMGGF; encoded by the coding sequence GTGGCCAAATTATTGAGCTTTGACGAAGACGCACGCAAGCAATTGCTGGCAGGAGTATCCAAGTTAGCTCGCGCTGTCGCGAGTACACTGGGTCCCCGTGGACGCAACGCCGTTCTGGACAAAGGTTGGGGGTCCCCCAAGGTGACAAAAGATGGTGTCACCGTCGCTGAAGACATCGAACTCGAAGACAAGTTCGAAAACTGCGGGGTTCAGTTGGTTAAAGAGGCAGCGTCGAAGACAGGCGATGTCGCTGGAGACGGAACCACGACAGCAACAGTGATCGCTGAAGCGGTTTACCGCGAAGGCCTGAAATTCATCGCTTCAGGTGCCGCACCAGTGGCGATGCAGCGAGGAATTCAGAAGGCTGTCGATGCAGTTGTCGAACATCTTCAGAAGATTGCCAAGCCTGTCGACGCAACCGACAAGAAAGCAATCGAAACTGTCGCGACCATCGCTGGTAACAACGACAAAGAAATCGGCAAAATTCTTGCCGATGCCCTCCTCAAAGTGGGTAAAGACGGTGTCATCACTGTCGAAGAAGGTCGTGGCATGGAGACGAGTGTTGAGCTCGTCGAAGGAATGCAGTTTGAGCGAGGTTTCCTCTCTCCTCATTTCGTCACCGACGAAGACGATCAGGAAGTTGCTCTCGATAACTGCTACATCCTGATTCACGAAGAAAAAATCAGTAACGCCCGCGATCTCGTTCCAGTGCTGGAACAGGTTTCCAAAGCTGGCAAGCCGCTGCTGATCATTGCCGAAGACATCGAAGGCGAAGCTTTGGCGACGTTGGTTGTCAACAAGCTCCGCGGAATCGTCTCTGTCTGTGCGGTCAAAGCTCCTGGCTATGGCGATCGACGCAAAGCGATGATGCAGGACCTCGCGATCCTGACCGGCGGAAAAGCGTTCTTCAAAGATCTCGGCGAAAAACTCGACACCGTGAAGCTGGCGGAGTTGGGAACAGCTAAGAAAATTCGCGTCTCTTCCGACAACACCACTGTGATTCAAGGTGGTGGTGCGAAGAAAGACGTCGAAGGACGTGCTGCTCAGATCCGAGCGGAAATCGAAACGACCGACAGCGATTACGATCGCGAAAAACTTCAGGAACGACTGGCGAAGCTCGCTGGTGGTGTCGCACAGGTCAATGTTGGTGCGGCAACTGAAACCGAAATGAAAGAGCGAAAAGACCTCATCGACGACGCACTGGCTGCAACGCGAGCTGCGATCGAAGAGGGAATCGTCCCTGGTGGTGGTGTCGCTCTGCTGCGTGCTGCTGACGCACTGAAAAAGGTCAAAGCCAAAGGCGACGAAGCTCTTGGTGTTCAGATCATTCAAAACGTGTTGAGCATGCCACTCCGTAAGATCGCTGAAAACGCCGGTCTTGATGGGGCTGTCGTTGCGAACACGATTTCGAAGAATTCAGACTCGAACTTCGGTTACGACGCTCTGAATGAAAAATACGGCGACATGTTTGACTTCGGTGTTGTCGACCCAACCAAAGTTGTGCGTTCCGCTCTTCAGAACGGTTCCAGCGTAGCTGCTTTGTTGATGACGACTGATTCGATTGTGGTTGATGAACCTGTCGAAGAGTCGGACGACCATTCTCACGATGATCACCACGATATGGGTGGCATGGGAGGAATGGGCGGCATGGGCGGAGGAATGCCTGGGATGGGTGGAATGCCTGGAATGGGCGGATTCTAA
- a CDS encoding ATP-binding protein, giving the protein MSLKTAFQTADLTGGGHDAGSRFVEHMRRYSIALFSTLTATWIRMELDPILESKVPFGLFFVSSLLTAWLAGTGPAILAAVLSLLSAAHFIIPPHDSLLLIHASDLVSLWIYLGVTIAAIMIFNQLSVQRRISENSAKENARLNDGLMEADRRKDEFLAMLAHELRNPLTPIQTALDILEDGPKSRQQSHALHTIRRQLGQTIRLVNDLLDASRYVHGKLRVQLAPINLVDAVEMAIEMSSSVIQERGHQFRASLPTTPVMINGDLARMSQSISNLLHNAAKFTPVKGHIRLAVSSENGFASVCVEDDGIGIPQELESDIFELFRQVNSSRSRREGGLGIGLSLVRHIIAAHQGTVEMVSDGLGQGTRFVLRIPCLKQEKSETAPHSKDHTLSGGSDSLATSHKALSKPEFKSSQEAPRRKLSKTSNSTRVASSNRRILIVDDNVDSAEMLKLLLSMEGYDVITANNGIDGIQLAEVNIPDVILLDIGLPGMDGFEVARILRRQPEMNDVRIIAVSGWDGNEYRDLSREVGIDHHVAKPFLPNDLIKLIEAPSSEKSGKAVTLNE; this is encoded by the coding sequence TTGTCCCTGAAGACAGCTTTTCAGACTGCCGACCTGACAGGCGGTGGGCACGATGCAGGTTCGCGGTTCGTGGAACACATGCGCCGCTACAGCATTGCTCTGTTTAGCACGCTGACTGCAACCTGGATTCGAATGGAACTCGATCCGATTCTCGAATCGAAAGTTCCATTCGGTCTCTTTTTCGTTTCCTCACTCCTGACAGCCTGGCTGGCCGGCACCGGGCCTGCCATTCTCGCGGCCGTTCTGAGTCTGCTGTCGGCAGCACACTTCATTATTCCGCCGCACGACAGCTTGCTGCTGATTCATGCGTCAGATCTGGTCTCACTCTGGATCTACCTGGGAGTGACTATCGCGGCCATCATGATTTTCAATCAGTTGTCCGTTCAACGCAGAATCTCGGAAAACAGCGCGAAGGAGAACGCCCGACTCAACGATGGCTTGATGGAAGCAGACCGTCGAAAGGATGAGTTTTTGGCAATGCTTGCGCATGAGCTAAGAAACCCTCTCACTCCGATTCAAACGGCGCTCGACATTCTCGAAGATGGTCCAAAGTCGAGACAGCAATCCCACGCTCTGCACACGATTCGTCGGCAACTTGGTCAAACGATCCGGCTCGTGAACGACCTGCTCGATGCTTCGCGTTATGTCCACGGGAAGCTGCGCGTGCAACTCGCTCCGATTAACCTCGTGGACGCGGTGGAGATGGCGATCGAAATGTCCAGTTCCGTGATCCAGGAACGCGGACATCAATTTCGTGCGAGTCTGCCAACGACACCGGTGATGATCAACGGCGACCTCGCGCGAATGTCGCAGTCGATTTCGAACCTGCTGCACAATGCCGCGAAGTTCACTCCTGTGAAAGGCCACATTCGACTGGCAGTTTCCTCGGAAAATGGGTTTGCGTCAGTTTGCGTGGAAGACGACGGAATCGGGATTCCTCAGGAACTCGAAAGTGATATTTTTGAGTTGTTTAGACAGGTCAACTCCTCCCGCTCCCGCCGCGAAGGAGGGCTTGGCATTGGTCTTTCGCTCGTACGTCACATCATCGCAGCCCATCAAGGGACAGTCGAGATGGTCAGCGACGGCTTAGGGCAGGGGACTCGTTTCGTGCTTCGAATTCCATGCTTGAAACAGGAAAAATCAGAGACTGCACCGCATTCGAAAGACCATACCTTGTCGGGCGGAAGCGATTCTTTAGCCACATCGCACAAGGCGCTGAGCAAGCCAGAATTCAAGAGTTCGCAGGAAGCCCCCAGGCGCAAACTTTCGAAAACGAGCAATTCGACGAGAGTCGCTTCGTCGAACCGGCGCATTCTCATCGTCGACGACAACGTCGATTCTGCCGAGATGCTGAAGCTGTTACTATCGATGGAGGGGTACGATGTCATCACAGCTAACAACGGAATCGATGGCATTCAGCTTGCTGAGGTGAACATCCCCGATGTGATACTGCTCGACATTGGCCTGCCTGGAATGGACGGTTTCGAAGTCGCACGAATTCTTCGGCGGCAGCCTGAAATGAACGACGTTCGAATCATTGCAGTCAGCGGATGGGACGGGAACGAATACCGAGATCTTTCGCGGGAAGTGGGCATCGACCATCACGTCGCGAAACCATTTCTCCCGAATGATCTCATCAAGTTAATCGAAGCTCCAAGCTCTGAGAAATCCGGAAAGGCAGTGACTTTGAATGAATAG
- a CDS encoding response regulator, whose protein sequence is MLVLSRRVDQEIVFPNTGISLKLLQVRGQVIKIGIQAPDDVRILRKEVCSDEQLIELAGGTLTAVSKHQVRNRLNAVNLGIHLFQKQIEAGLTQAAQATFHRLTTEIANLDSICGESKPESAAVQSPVKGRKLLVVDDDANEREMLSAILRLYGFNVIDAGDGREALKQMHEHSDLDGVLLDIRMPNCDGLETLHHIRDDKQLAQLKVYAMTGISEDEQEIAPRSNGFDGWFAKPLDPDRVIATVKGGFTQGSRASKA, encoded by the coding sequence ATGCTCGTGCTGTCCAGACGTGTTGATCAGGAGATTGTTTTTCCCAACACAGGAATCTCTCTTAAGCTTCTCCAAGTTCGCGGCCAGGTCATCAAGATCGGAATTCAGGCTCCGGACGACGTTCGTATCCTTCGTAAAGAGGTTTGCTCAGACGAACAATTGATCGAACTCGCTGGCGGAACACTCACTGCCGTCAGTAAGCACCAGGTTCGAAATCGCCTCAACGCCGTCAACCTGGGAATTCACCTCTTCCAGAAACAGATTGAAGCTGGTCTGACGCAAGCTGCGCAGGCGACCTTTCACCGACTGACAACAGAGATCGCGAACCTCGATTCGATTTGTGGAGAGTCGAAGCCGGAATCCGCTGCGGTCCAATCACCAGTCAAAGGCCGCAAGTTGCTCGTCGTTGACGACGACGCCAACGAGCGCGAAATGCTCTCTGCGATTCTAAGACTCTACGGATTCAACGTGATCGACGCGGGAGATGGTCGAGAGGCGCTGAAGCAAATGCACGAACACTCTGACCTCGACGGTGTTCTGCTCGACATCCGAATGCCAAATTGCGACGGACTCGAAACGTTGCACCACATCCGCGACGACAAACAACTCGCTCAACTCAAAGTCTACGCGATGACGGGAATCTCGGAGGACGAGCAAGAGATTGCCCCGCGGTCGAACGGTTTTGATGGCTGGTTCGCCAAGCCACTCGATCCCGATCGAGTCATCGCAACAGTCAAAGGTGGATTTACACAGGGATCGCGGGCCTCAAAAGCGTAG
- the groL gene encoding chaperonin GroEL (60 kDa chaperone family; promotes refolding of misfolded polypeptides especially under stressful conditions; forms two stacked rings of heptamers to form a barrel-shaped 14mer; ends can be capped by GroES; misfolded proteins enter the barrel where they are refolded when GroES binds) — protein sequence MAKQLLFEDRARLKLQRGVNTLADAVAVTMGPTGRNVIIDKSFGNPVVTKDGVTVSKEVELEDPYEHMGAKLVNEVATKTSDNAGDGTTTATVLARAIYNEGLRSISLGANPTVVRKGIEKAVNAAISFLEEMARPVTDKKEIEHVGAISANNDSEIGKLIADAMEKVGRDGVITVEEGKSSSTTLELAEGMQFDKGYISPYFVTDASQMKAILEDCYILLHEKKISNLRDFIPLLEKISQTGKPLLVVAEDVDGEALTALVVNRLRGILPVCAVKAPGFGDRRKAMLGDMAVLTGATLISEDLGLKLESVELEQLGRAAKIEVDKDSCTIIDGAGSQDDIQKRVGQIKRHIEETDSDYDREKFQERLAKMTGGVAIISVGAATEAEMKQTKARMEDALHATRAAVEEGILPGGGVALLRAISAVGDVKAKGDEKIGVEIVTRALEAPIRQIASNCGVDGSVIADEVKNLEEPTMGYNAATGKYVEMYKAGVIDPAKVVKSALRYASSISGLMLTTQVLVTRNEDGDDKAPHVEGAVR from the coding sequence GTGGCCAAGCAATTACTTTTTGAAGACCGTGCTCGATTGAAGCTGCAGCGTGGAGTGAACACTCTCGCTGACGCGGTCGCCGTGACAATGGGACCGACTGGTCGCAATGTGATCATCGACAAGAGCTTTGGAAATCCCGTCGTGACGAAAGATGGCGTGACGGTTTCGAAAGAAGTCGAATTGGAAGACCCATACGAGCACATGGGTGCCAAACTGGTCAACGAAGTTGCGACCAAAACCAGTGACAACGCCGGAGACGGAACGACAACAGCTACCGTCCTGGCACGTGCGATCTACAACGAGGGGCTGCGAAGCATTTCTCTCGGTGCGAACCCCACAGTGGTTCGTAAAGGGATCGAAAAAGCGGTTAACGCCGCGATTTCCTTCCTCGAAGAAATGGCTCGCCCAGTCACCGACAAAAAGGAAATTGAGCACGTTGGTGCGATTTCCGCGAACAACGATTCCGAGATCGGGAAACTGATCGCGGACGCGATGGAAAAAGTCGGTCGAGATGGTGTGATCACTGTCGAAGAAGGCAAGTCGAGCAGCACTACTCTCGAACTCGCCGAAGGAATGCAGTTCGACAAGGGATACATTTCTCCCTACTTCGTGACAGACGCATCGCAGATGAAAGCAATCCTCGAAGATTGCTACATCCTGTTGCACGAAAAGAAAATCTCCAATCTGCGTGATTTCATTCCGCTTCTGGAAAAGATCTCGCAGACCGGAAAGCCTCTTCTCGTCGTTGCTGAAGACGTTGACGGAGAAGCTTTGACAGCACTGGTTGTGAACCGGTTGCGAGGCATTTTGCCGGTCTGTGCAGTGAAAGCTCCCGGATTCGGCGATCGCCGCAAAGCAATGCTCGGCGACATGGCTGTCCTGACCGGAGCAACTCTGATCTCAGAAGATCTGGGATTGAAGCTCGAAAGCGTTGAGCTCGAGCAACTCGGTCGCGCAGCGAAGATCGAAGTCGACAAAGACTCCTGCACCATCATCGATGGAGCTGGATCACAAGACGACATCCAAAAGCGTGTTGGCCAGATCAAGCGTCACATCGAAGAAACTGACAGCGACTACGATCGCGAAAAGTTTCAGGAACGTCTCGCGAAGATGACCGGCGGCGTGGCGATCATTTCTGTCGGTGCAGCAACCGAAGCAGAAATGAAGCAAACCAAAGCACGTATGGAAGACGCATTGCATGCGACACGTGCGGCCGTTGAAGAAGGAATTCTGCCTGGAGGTGGTGTGGCATTGTTGCGTGCGATTTCCGCAGTCGGCGATGTCAAAGCCAAAGGGGACGAGAAAATCGGAGTCGAGATTGTCACTCGTGCTCTGGAAGCCCCAATTCGCCAGATTGCTTCGAACTGCGGCGTTGACGGTTCAGTCATCGCTGACGAAGTCAAGAATCTCGAAGAACCAACCATGGGGTACAATGCTGCCACTGGGAAGTACGTCGAGATGTACAAAGCTGGCGTGATTGACCCGGCCAAAGTTGTGAAGAGTGCCCTTCGGTACGCATCGTCCATTTCTGGACTGATGCTCACAACTCAGGTTTTGGTGACTCGAAACGAAGACGGTGACGACAAAGCTCCTCACGTCGAGGGAGCTGTCCGTTAG
- the dnaJ gene encoding molecular chaperone DnaJ — protein MSTKRDYYEVLEVTRSASTVEIKKAYKKLALRFHPDRNPDDNDATERFKEAAEAYDILSDDDKRRRYDQYGHAGVQGAGARSAGGFHDVSDIFEAFGDLFGGRSSGRRSGPQRGSDLKTSIVLDLVDAASGAERDIEVTRRKACEHCSGSGSEPGYDPEVCDYCGGHGQVVQSQGFFRLQTTCPACRGRGNVVRHKCKVCYGSGQEDETVTRTVTIPAGIDTGQHLCLRGEGEAGPNGGPRGDLYIEIRVNEHPLFHREGPHLLCEIPISYSQAALGARITVPLIDGQDTLVIPAGTQPGQMFKLRGKGMPDPNGRPRGDMHIEIKVVVPKRLTEEHRELIEKLAEIEHVDVHPHQKSWFEKIKDLVTGADD, from the coding sequence ATGTCTACCAAACGTGATTATTACGAAGTTCTCGAGGTGACTCGGTCGGCTTCGACTGTAGAAATTAAGAAAGCCTACAAGAAGCTCGCTCTCCGTTTTCACCCGGATCGTAATCCTGACGACAACGATGCGACCGAGCGATTCAAGGAAGCTGCTGAGGCGTACGACATACTCAGCGATGATGATAAACGCCGACGGTATGATCAGTACGGGCACGCTGGCGTGCAAGGTGCTGGGGCGCGGAGTGCGGGCGGTTTCCACGACGTTTCAGATATCTTCGAGGCATTCGGGGATCTCTTCGGAGGGCGCAGCAGCGGGCGTCGCAGTGGACCTCAACGTGGTTCAGATCTCAAAACTTCCATTGTGCTGGACCTGGTCGACGCAGCTTCTGGTGCCGAACGCGACATCGAAGTAACGCGTCGCAAAGCATGTGAACATTGTTCTGGAAGCGGTTCCGAACCAGGCTACGATCCCGAAGTTTGCGACTATTGTGGTGGACATGGACAAGTTGTTCAGTCGCAAGGTTTCTTCCGACTTCAGACGACCTGCCCTGCCTGTCGCGGTCGTGGCAACGTCGTTCGACACAAGTGTAAAGTCTGCTACGGGTCCGGTCAGGAAGATGAAACGGTCACACGCACGGTCACGATTCCAGCTGGAATCGACACCGGTCAACATCTTTGTCTCAGAGGTGAAGGAGAAGCTGGACCGAATGGTGGTCCTCGTGGCGATCTTTACATCGAAATTCGTGTCAACGAGCACCCCCTGTTTCACCGAGAAGGCCCGCACTTGCTGTGTGAGATTCCAATCTCGTACTCGCAGGCAGCCTTGGGCGCCCGGATTACTGTGCCGTTGATCGATGGCCAAGACACATTAGTGATTCCTGCAGGAACGCAGCCGGGGCAGATGTTTAAGTTACGCGGCAAAGGCATGCCCGACCCGAACGGTCGTCCACGCGGTGACATGCACATCGAAATCAAAGTCGTCGTACCCAAACGTTTGACCGAAGAACATCGTGAATTGATTGAGAAACTTGCGGAGATCGAGCACGTTGATGTGCATCCGCATCAGAAGTCCTGGTTTGAGAAAATCAAAGACCTCGTCACCGGGGCAGACGACTAG
- a CDS encoding glycosyltransferase family 39 protein codes for MRKPVELIANQDAAVTAVWPTDRQAALFFWLFLIGHCLAWIIVPSLTQPNGTLDAIEMIYWGHEWELGYYKHPPLPAWLAESASWLGGNTVWPTYVLAQISTAACFWAVFMIGRDIGGNRFALLAVLLLESCYYYNFTTTEFNNNVTSRGFCAAAVAFVYFAMTRERLHYWALAGVAIGCGMLSKYDTALFAIIMLAFSVVHPRGREAWKTAGPVVLLATSALCFAPHIYWLIQNDFPTIDYLLRRSDDGETTLISHLLEPLEFLISQIGAIVPLLLLSIPITGLWWKKRTNLTEKASFQRDFVLWFGLGPVLLVMAVTMLTGGDVRSMWGAKIWTFTGLALLSSVQIQGSLVEFRKVCRRCVLAGGLAIVALLGRDLIVPHFRDHGSRVHFPGKALATVARDAYEAEVGEPPKVVGGPWWDAANVAVSGSQRATVFANLDPSISPWASDQYLKENGGVIVWQPKQIRGSYEAEVRERFPKAIFIDPVELNWETSAKLEPILFQIAIVKPEPASQKVVKVNTASAGGSVVVR; via the coding sequence ATGAGGAAACCAGTTGAATTGATCGCGAATCAGGATGCCGCGGTCACGGCGGTGTGGCCAACTGATCGTCAGGCAGCATTGTTTTTCTGGCTGTTCTTGATCGGGCATTGTCTCGCCTGGATCATCGTTCCCAGCCTGACTCAGCCCAACGGGACGCTCGATGCCATCGAGATGATTTACTGGGGGCACGAGTGGGAACTCGGTTACTACAAGCACCCTCCTCTGCCTGCCTGGCTCGCCGAATCAGCCTCGTGGTTGGGCGGCAATACTGTTTGGCCTACTTACGTACTGGCACAGATCTCGACAGCTGCCTGCTTCTGGGCAGTTTTTATGATTGGTCGCGACATCGGCGGAAATCGGTTCGCACTCCTGGCCGTTCTGCTCCTTGAATCCTGCTACTACTACAACTTCACGACAACAGAATTCAACAATAACGTTACATCCAGAGGGTTCTGCGCGGCTGCGGTCGCGTTCGTTTATTTCGCAATGACCCGAGAGCGGCTGCACTACTGGGCCCTTGCCGGTGTGGCCATCGGTTGCGGGATGCTGAGTAAATACGACACAGCCTTGTTCGCGATCATAATGCTCGCCTTCTCAGTCGTTCATCCTCGAGGACGAGAGGCTTGGAAAACCGCCGGACCTGTTGTGCTGCTTGCCACTTCTGCTCTCTGTTTTGCTCCTCATATTTACTGGCTCATCCAGAACGACTTTCCGACGATCGACTACTTGCTCAGGCGATCGGACGACGGAGAAACCACGCTCATTTCGCATTTACTGGAGCCACTCGAATTTCTGATTTCACAGATTGGGGCCATCGTTCCGCTGTTGCTCCTCTCCATTCCGATTACTGGCTTGTGGTGGAAGAAGCGTACAAACTTGACGGAGAAGGCAAGCTTTCAGCGTGACTTCGTGTTGTGGTTTGGACTCGGGCCGGTCCTGCTGGTGATGGCTGTCACGATGTTGACCGGAGGCGATGTACGCTCGATGTGGGGAGCCAAAATCTGGACGTTCACGGGATTGGCTCTGTTGAGTTCCGTTCAGATTCAGGGATCGCTTGTGGAGTTCCGCAAGGTTTGTCGTCGCTGTGTTTTGGCTGGCGGGTTGGCCATTGTGGCCCTGCTCGGGCGAGATCTGATTGTGCCGCATTTTCGTGATCATGGCTCACGCGTTCACTTTCCTGGAAAAGCGTTGGCGACCGTGGCTCGTGATGCGTACGAGGCGGAGGTCGGCGAGCCGCCGAAAGTTGTTGGCGGACCATGGTGGGATGCTGCGAATGTGGCCGTTTCGGGAAGTCAGCGGGCTACTGTCTTTGCAAATCTTGACCCTTCGATCAGCCCTTGGGCTTCGGATCAATACTTGAAAGAAAACGGCGGAGTGATCGTCTGGCAGCCGAAGCAAATTCGCGGAAGCTACGAGGCGGAGGTTCGGGAGAGATTTCCGAAGGCGATCTTCATCGATCCAGTCGAACTCAACTGGGAAACGTCTGCCAAGCTGGAGCCGATTCTCTTTCAGATCGCCATCGTGAAGCCTGAACCAGCGTCACAGAAAGTCGTCAAAGTGAACACTGCTTCCGCTGGTGGAAGTGTCGTCGTTCGATGA
- the hemE gene encoding uroporphyrinogen decarboxylase has translation MQMTPELENSRFMKAARCEPTDCTPVWIMRQAGRYLPEYMEVRSKTTFIELCKTPELAAEVTLSAQAALGVDAAILFADLLPILQPMGFDLEYVKGEGPVIHNPILESKEVERVRSVEDVQVLGYVFDAVKLIRKQLPSTIPLLGFAGAPFTLASYAIEGGGSKNYIRTKTIMYNDPGAWTALMNRLVDSLADYLNAQIEAGCQAVQVFDSWAGCLSPSDYRQYVLPHTQRLIAAVNPAVPVINFLTGNPALVPDQVSAGGQVIGIDWRIDLAAAREIVGQSRAIQGNLDPASLYTELPTLEKRAKEVLDANAGHPGHIFNLGHGVHPDMNPDNVKALVRMVHELSAR, from the coding sequence ATGCAGATGACTCCGGAACTCGAAAACAGCCGTTTCATGAAGGCCGCACGCTGCGAGCCGACCGATTGTACCCCTGTTTGGATCATGCGCCAGGCGGGTCGATATCTGCCTGAGTACATGGAAGTTCGCTCGAAGACAACGTTCATCGAACTCTGCAAGACTCCGGAACTCGCAGCGGAAGTGACTTTGTCAGCTCAGGCTGCGCTGGGGGTCGATGCGGCAATCCTGTTTGCGGACCTCCTGCCAATCCTGCAGCCTATGGGCTTCGACCTCGAATACGTCAAAGGAGAGGGCCCAGTCATCCACAACCCGATCCTCGAGTCAAAGGAAGTGGAACGGGTCCGCTCCGTCGAAGACGTGCAAGTGCTGGGTTATGTCTTCGACGCTGTGAAACTGATCCGCAAGCAGTTGCCGTCCACCATCCCACTGCTCGGATTCGCAGGTGCCCCATTCACTCTTGCTTCTTACGCGATCGAAGGAGGCGGGTCGAAGAATTACATCCGCACCAAGACAATCATGTACAACGATCCGGGTGCCTGGACCGCATTAATGAATCGACTCGTCGATTCGCTCGCAGATTACCTGAACGCTCAAATCGAAGCAGGTTGCCAAGCAGTTCAAGTCTTCGATAGCTGGGCCGGTTGTCTGAGCCCGTCCGACTATCGGCAATACGTTCTCCCACACACGCAGCGACTGATTGCCGCAGTCAATCCTGCCGTTCCGGTCATCAACTTTCTCACCGGAAACCCCGCGCTCGTCCCCGATCAGGTCTCGGCCGGAGGACAGGTGATTGGGATCGACTGGCGAATCGACCTGGCAGCTGCCCGAGAAATTGTCGGCCAGTCCCGAGCAATTCAGGGCAATCTCGATCCTGCCTCACTCTACACAGAATTGCCCACGTTGGAGAAACGAGCGAAAGAAGTCCTCGACGCCAACGCAGGACATCCCGGCCACATCTTTAACCTCGGCCATGGTGTCCACCCGGACATGAATCCTGACAATGTGAAAGCGCTGGTCAGAATGGTTCACGAACTGAGTGCCCGATAG